A genomic window from Paucibacter sp. KCTC 42545 includes:
- a CDS encoding chorismate-binding protein, with translation MSSDLTPEAPAVASASQTLHAAFDFPRHPLAREDGERVRGAFYAPPVRWLRAHAPAELNAVLDEAHAASRAGAWVLGGLRYEAAAAFDAALCVRDTALPLAEFAVFETAPEPWLEDGAASAVAGAKAAARRCEDWQDSQSELDECAQIERIREWIRAGHCYQVNLTTPLYSALAEGVDLAAYFLALHRAQPGGFSIFLRDAGVASVSPELFFDWRPVPGAASSWLLAAQPMKGTAARGRDVVEDEAAQAHLHTSQKERAENLMIVDLLRNDISRVAQLGSVRVPRLFELHALPTVWQMTSTVTAVSRPKLRLSELFAGLFPCGSVTGAPKIRAMQIIAELEPAARGWYCGALGLLQPGGVATFNVPIRTVEAQVDSEGGGAKLRASVGSAITLDSQAMAEVAEWRAKSRFLLRAQAPVAALETLRLQDGELLRLNGHIARMQRTAQHFGLRLNQAELRAALQAVAQQNPQGQWRVRATLGEQGRVHVELTALPQTPNCVILALAEQAVATRGPGAEFLQHKTTRREAYDFFTSTKPAQAFDVLLWNEDGELTECTFGNIAVKLDGRWLTPHLQAGLLPGVYREELLHLGRVSEARLLKSDLCRAQDLAFINSLRGWCQASLLGSPDALGGDC, from the coding sequence ATGTCGTCTGACCTGACTCCCGAAGCTCCTGCCGTCGCTTCGGCGTCGCAGACCCTGCACGCTGCCTTTGACTTCCCTCGCCATCCGCTGGCTCGGGAGGACGGCGAGCGCGTGCGGGGCGCCTTCTATGCGCCGCCAGTCCGTTGGCTGCGCGCCCATGCGCCTGCCGAGTTGAACGCGGTGCTGGACGAGGCGCATGCGGCCAGTCGGGCTGGCGCCTGGGTCTTGGGTGGCCTGCGCTACGAAGCGGCCGCGGCTTTTGATGCGGCGCTGTGCGTGCGTGACACGGCCTTGCCCCTGGCCGAGTTTGCAGTTTTCGAGACTGCGCCCGAGCCCTGGCTCGAGGACGGCGCTGCGAGCGCGGTCGCCGGCGCAAAGGCCGCCGCACGCCGCTGCGAGGATTGGCAAGACAGCCAGAGCGAGCTAGACGAATGCGCGCAGATCGAGCGCATCCGCGAGTGGATTCGTGCCGGGCACTGCTATCAGGTCAATCTGACCACGCCGCTGTATTCCGCGCTGGCCGAGGGCGTGGACTTGGCGGCCTACTTTCTGGCCCTGCACCGCGCTCAGCCGGGCGGCTTCTCGATTTTTCTGCGTGATGCCGGCGTGGCCAGCGTGTCGCCGGAATTGTTTTTCGACTGGCGGCCGGTGCCGGGTGCGGCCAGTTCTTGGCTGCTGGCGGCACAGCCCATGAAGGGCACGGCGGCGCGCGGCCGCGATGTGGTGGAGGACGAGGCGGCACAAGCTCATCTGCACACCAGCCAGAAGGAGCGCGCCGAGAATTTGATGATCGTTGACCTGCTGCGCAATGACATCAGCCGGGTCGCGCAGCTGGGCAGCGTGCGGGTGCCGCGATTGTTCGAGCTGCACGCTTTGCCAACGGTGTGGCAGATGACCTCCACCGTGACGGCGGTGAGCCGGCCTAAGCTGCGCTTGTCCGAGTTGTTCGCCGGGCTGTTCCCTTGTGGTTCGGTGACCGGCGCGCCCAAGATCCGCGCCATGCAAATCATTGCTGAGCTGGAGCCGGCGGCTCGCGGCTGGTACTGCGGCGCCCTGGGCCTGCTGCAGCCGGGCGGGGTGGCTACCTTCAATGTGCCGATCCGCACGGTGGAGGCACAGGTCGATAGCGAGGGCGGGGGAGCTAAGCTGCGCGCCAGTGTGGGCAGCGCCATCACCCTCGATTCGCAAGCGATGGCTGAAGTTGCGGAATGGCGCGCCAAGTCGCGTTTCCTGCTGCGCGCTCAGGCGCCGGTGGCGGCGCTGGAAACCCTGCGCTTGCAAGACGGCGAGTTGCTGCGCCTGAACGGCCATATCGCCCGCATGCAACGCACGGCCCAGCACTTCGGCTTACGCCTGAATCAGGCTGAGTTGCGGGCGGCGCTGCAGGCTGTGGCCCAGCAAAATCCGCAAGGCCAGTGGCGTGTGCGAGCAACGCTTGGCGAACAAGGGCGTGTGCATGTTGAGCTGACTGCGCTCCCGCAGACCCCGAATTGCGTGATACTCGCGCTCGCTGAGCAAGCCGTCGCAACGCGCGGCCCCGGCGCTGAATTTCTTCAACACAAAACCACGCGGCGCGAAGCCTATGATTTTTTTACCAGCACCAAGCCGGCTCAGGCCTTCGACGTGCTGCTTTGGAACGAAGACGGCGAGCTGACCGAATGCACTTTCGGCAATATCGCCGTGAAGTTGGACGGTCGCTGGTTGACCCCGCATTTGCAAGCCGGGCTGCTGCCCGGCGTTTACCGAGAAGAACTCCTGCATCTGGGGCGCGTGAGCGAAGCGCGTTTGCTGAAAAGCGATCTGTGCCGCGCCCAAGACCTTGCCTTTATCAATAGCCTGCGCGGCTGGTGTCAAGCCAGCCTGCTGGGCAGCCCGGATGCGCTGGGCGGCGATTGCTAG
- the orn gene encoding oligoribonuclease, producing MSITTDTVNDSAAPALALNEQNLIWIDLEMTGLNPETDRIIEIAVVVTDANLTQRVEGPVFAIHQSDATLDKMDAWNKGTHGRSGLIDRVKASTVTEDEAVTQTIAFLKQYVPAGKSPMCGNSICQDRRFLAKTMPALESFFHYRNLDVSTLKELAKRWKPELLAGFKKAQAHTALADITESIDELAYYREHFLSL from the coding sequence ATGAGCATCACGACCGATACCGTCAACGACAGCGCCGCGCCCGCGCTGGCCCTGAATGAACAAAACCTGATCTGGATCGATCTGGAAATGACCGGGCTCAACCCCGAGACCGACCGCATCATCGAGATCGCCGTGGTGGTGACCGATGCGAATTTGACTCAGCGCGTGGAAGGCCCCGTGTTCGCCATCCACCAAAGCGATGCAACCCTGGACAAGATGGACGCCTGGAACAAGGGCACCCATGGCCGCAGCGGCCTGATTGACCGCGTTAAAGCCTCCACCGTGACCGAGGACGAGGCCGTGACCCAGACCATTGCCTTCCTCAAGCAATATGTGCCGGCCGGCAAGTCGCCCATGTGCGGCAATAGCATCTGCCAAGACCGCCGCTTCCTGGCCAAGACCATGCCCGCGCTGGAATCCTTCTTCCATTACCGTAATCTGGATGTCTCGACCCTGAAGGAATTGGCCAAGCGCTGGAAGCCCGAGCTGCTGGCCGGCTTCAAGAAGGCGCAGGCCCATACCGCGCTGGCCGACATCACCGAGTCCATCGACGAGTTGGCCTATTACCGCGAGCATTTCCTCAGCCTCTGA
- a CDS encoding M48 family metallopeptidase, with the protein MLSTLNPQFLALAFAIALVLTLLAKFWLTGRQIRHVAQHRNDVPAAFAATVPLAAHQKAADYTIARSRYGLLSLAFSSAVLLGWTLLGGLQALNTLLTPHFSGMGYQLMLLLSFTLIGALLDLPWELYNTFALEQRFGFNRMTLKMYVVDALKGMLVGAVIGLPIAALILWLMGAAGSLWWLWAWGAWMGFNLLILVLYPTVIAPLFNKFEPLPDDNLKAQVETLMQRCGFKAKGLFVMDGSRRSAHGNAYFTGFGPAKRVVFFDTLLERLNGAEVQAVLAHELGHFKHKHVTKRMVLMFAISLAGFALLGWLSAQPGFYLAFNVQPNMAAPNDALALLLFLLVVPVFGFFFTPLGSYFSRRDEFQADAYACAQASGADLASALLKLHEDNAGTLTPDPVYARFYYSHPPASERLAALSQA; encoded by the coding sequence ATGCTTTCAACCCTGAACCCGCAATTTCTGGCCTTGGCATTCGCCATCGCCCTGGTGCTGACCCTGCTGGCCAAGTTCTGGCTGACCGGCCGCCAAATTCGCCATGTGGCCCAGCACCGCAACGACGTGCCGGCCGCATTCGCCGCCACCGTGCCCCTGGCCGCCCATCAAAAAGCCGCTGACTACACCATTGCCCGCAGTCGCTACGGCCTGCTGAGCCTGGCCTTCAGCAGCGCCGTGCTGCTGGGCTGGACCCTGCTGGGCGGCTTGCAGGCGCTCAACACCCTGCTGACACCGCATTTCAGTGGCATGGGCTATCAGCTGATGCTGCTGCTGAGCTTTACCTTGATTGGCGCCCTGCTGGACCTGCCCTGGGAGCTTTACAACACCTTTGCGCTGGAGCAGCGCTTTGGCTTCAACCGCATGACGCTGAAGATGTATGTCGTCGATGCGCTCAAGGGCATGCTGGTCGGCGCCGTCATCGGCCTGCCGATTGCCGCCTTGATTCTGTGGCTGATGGGTGCTGCCGGCAGCCTATGGTGGTTGTGGGCCTGGGGCGCCTGGATGGGCTTCAACCTTTTGATTCTGGTGCTTTACCCGACCGTGATCGCGCCCCTGTTCAACAAATTCGAGCCCCTGCCTGACGACAATCTGAAGGCCCAGGTCGAGACCCTGATGCAGCGCTGCGGCTTCAAGGCCAAGGGCTTGTTCGTGATGGACGGGAGCCGCCGCTCAGCCCACGGCAATGCTTACTTCACCGGCTTCGGCCCGGCCAAGCGGGTGGTGTTTTTCGACACCTTGCTGGAGCGCCTGAACGGCGCCGAGGTTCAGGCCGTGCTGGCCCATGAGCTGGGCCATTTCAAGCACAAGCATGTCACCAAACGCATGGTCTTGATGTTTGCCATCAGCTTGGCCGGCTTTGCCCTGCTGGGTTGGTTGTCCGCGCAGCCCGGCTTCTATCTGGCCTTCAATGTGCAGCCGAATATGGCAGCGCCCAATGACGCCCTGGCCTTGCTGCTGTTCTTGCTGGTGGTGCCGGTGTTCGGCTTTTTCTTCACCCCGCTGGGCAGCTATTTCTCGCGCCGGGATGAGTTCCAGGCCGATGCCTATGCCTGCGCGCAGGCCAGCGGCGCCGATCTGGCCTCGGCCCTGCTGAAGCTGCACGAGGACAATGCCGGCACGCTGACGCCCGACCCGGTCTACGCCCGCTTTTACTATTCGCACCCGCCGGCCAGCGAGCGCCTGGCGGCCCTGTCACAAGCCTGA
- a CDS encoding 4a-hydroxytetrahydrobiopterin dehydratase, with the protein MPSTIDLLSTNCQHALAALAPAAWPEWLALVPGWQLISADEQAQPASIEARFDFQDFDQTMAFANAVAAIAKAQDHHPDMHISYKHCGLRFTTHSAGSLTVNDFICAARVNALRHVGGTSA; encoded by the coding sequence ATGCCTAGCACCATCGATTTACTGAGCACAAACTGCCAACACGCGCTTGCCGCACTGGCCCCTGCCGCTTGGCCCGAATGGCTGGCCTTGGTGCCGGGTTGGCAGCTGATCAGCGCAGATGAGCAGGCGCAGCCAGCCAGCATCGAAGCCCGCTTCGATTTCCAGGATTTTGATCAAACCATGGCTTTCGCCAACGCCGTGGCCGCGATTGCCAAGGCACAGGACCATCACCCCGATATGCACATCTCCTACAAGCACTGCGGCCTGCGCTTCACGACCCATTCGGCCGGGAGCCTGACGGTCAATGACTTCATCTGCGCGGCGCGGGTCAACGCCCTGCGCCACGTCGGCGGCACCAGCGCATGA
- the rsgA gene encoding ribosome small subunit-dependent GTPase A: MSRFSALDLGLVVRGHGRHYIVEDSEGLRRVCHPRGKKSDCVVGDEVRWAPSGSDEGVIEAVEPRRNLLFRQDEWKTKSFAANVDQLLILVAVEPVFSESQLCRALVAAEAAGIHTTIALNKTDLPGAAAARERLAPYRAMGLNMMEIALKAEPAESIAKLTPWLTGKRSFVMGPSGTGKSTLINLLIPDAKAQVGDISVALNSGRHTTTTTQWYWVDAERQSALIDSPGFQEFGVRQIEPTQLPLLMPDLRAHADHCRFYNCTHQHEPGCGVRDAVEAGLISPARYRIYGEILAELTSKRW; encoded by the coding sequence ATGAGCCGCTTCAGCGCCCTGGATCTCGGCCTGGTGGTGCGTGGCCATGGCCGCCATTACATCGTTGAAGACAGCGAAGGCCTGCGCCGGGTTTGCCACCCGCGCGGCAAGAAGAGTGATTGCGTGGTGGGCGACGAAGTGCGCTGGGCGCCCAGTGGTTCGGACGAAGGCGTGATCGAAGCGGTGGAGCCGCGCCGCAATCTGCTGTTCCGCCAGGACGAGTGGAAGACCAAGAGCTTTGCGGCCAATGTTGATCAACTGCTGATCCTGGTTGCCGTTGAGCCGGTGTTCAGCGAGAGCCAGCTGTGCCGCGCCCTGGTGGCCGCGGAAGCCGCCGGCATCCACACCACGATTGCCCTGAACAAGACCGACCTGCCCGGCGCCGCCGCCGCGCGGGAACGCCTGGCGCCTTACCGGGCCATGGGCTTGAACATGATGGAGATTGCGCTGAAGGCCGAACCGGCCGAGTCCATCGCCAAGCTCACGCCTTGGCTGACCGGCAAGCGCAGCTTTGTGATGGGCCCCAGCGGCACCGGCAAGAGCACCTTGATCAATCTCTTGATCCCCGATGCCAAGGCCCAGGTGGGCGATATCTCGGTGGCACTCAACTCCGGCCGCCACACCACCACCACCACGCAGTGGTACTGGGTGGACGCCGAGCGCCAATCGGCCCTGATCGACTCACCCGGTTTCCAGGAATTCGGTGTGCGCCAGATCGAGCCCACCCAGCTGCCGCTCTTGATGCCCGATCTGCGCGCGCATGCCGACCATTGCCGCTTCTACAACTGCACCCATCAGCATGAGCCCGGCTGCGGCGTGCGCGATGCGGTGGAGGCCGGCTTGATCAGCCCGGCGCGCTACCGCATCTACGGCGAAATCCTGGCCGAGCTGACCAGCAAGCGCTGGTGA
- a CDS encoding Orn/Lys/Arg decarboxylase N-terminal domain-containing protein produces MASSIPFRSRVLCIDDDLAGQSTTASRRIQAILAALRERNVEVIEALSYADGAANLRSDAAIHCVLIDWSLGANDDASHAAAAELLQGLRRRNATVPVFLLADRKSAGGPMTVTVASLADEFIWTLEDSPPFIARRIEAAVERYFEQLLPPFARALVNYNRDAEYSWAAPGHQGGVAFSKSPIGQLFVEAYGETLFRTDMGIERGALGSLLSHTGPIGASETYAAEVFGSDRSYSVLNGTSASNRTIMSACIGEQQIALCDRNCHKSIEQGLALTGGIPVFLQAGRNRYGVIGPIHPDQLQPAAIAAKIAANPLASKASQQRAVYSVLTNCTYDGMCYDAKGVEDLLSQSVDRIHFDEAWFGYARFNPMYRERYAMRGAASSHPDDGPTVYATHSTHKLLAALSQTSFIHVRDGKGAIDHGRFNEAYGAQASTSPLYALIASNEVAAAMMAGPSGEALTQDVIDEAVACRQAVAQVARELAAKDEWFFTPWNAPEVTDPATGKRYAFADAPAELLAHEPSCWVLHPGERWHGFDAIPDGWCLLDPIKFGIVAPGMNEDGTLAEQGIPGDLVTAYMSQHGIVPSRTTAHMVLFLFSMGVTKGKWGTLINTMLDFKRDYDANVPLAKALPRVLAAAPERYAGMGVKDLGDAMWAEMRASRMGYWEAEAYAQLPVPHCTPRLAFQKLMTDEVELLPLDQLANRVVTVGVIPYPPGIPIVMPGENIGPADGAWLSYLRVLAHWAERFPGFAKEVEGAIEKDGTYYVYCLKQA; encoded by the coding sequence ATGGCAAGCTCAATTCCCTTTCGCTCCCGCGTGCTGTGCATTGACGACGATTTGGCCGGCCAGTCCACCACCGCCAGCCGGCGCATTCAGGCCATCCTGGCTGCCCTGCGTGAGCGCAACGTCGAGGTCATCGAGGCCCTGTCTTATGCCGACGGTGCGGCGAATTTGCGCTCGGACGCGGCCATTCACTGCGTCTTGATCGACTGGTCCTTGGGTGCCAATGACGACGCCAGCCATGCCGCGGCCGCTGAGCTGCTGCAAGGCTTGCGCCGCCGCAATGCCACCGTGCCGGTGTTCTTGCTGGCCGACCGCAAGTCCGCCGGTGGACCGATGACGGTGACGGTGGCCAGCCTGGCCGATGAGTTCATCTGGACGCTGGAAGACAGCCCGCCCTTCATCGCCCGCCGCATCGAAGCAGCGGTGGAGCGCTACTTTGAGCAGTTGCTGCCGCCTTTTGCCCGCGCCCTGGTCAATTACAACCGGGATGCCGAGTATTCCTGGGCCGCGCCCGGCCACCAGGGCGGCGTGGCCTTCAGCAAGTCGCCCATCGGGCAGCTTTTTGTCGAAGCCTATGGCGAGACCTTGTTCCGCACCGATATGGGTATTGAGCGCGGTGCGCTGGGTTCGCTGCTCTCGCACACCGGGCCGATTGGTGCGAGCGAAACCTATGCGGCGGAGGTGTTCGGCAGTGATCGCAGCTACTCGGTGCTGAACGGCACCTCGGCCTCGAATCGCACCATCATGTCGGCCTGCATCGGCGAGCAGCAAATCGCGCTGTGCGACCGCAACTGTCACAAGTCGATTGAGCAAGGCCTGGCGCTGACCGGGGGCATTCCGGTCTTTCTGCAAGCCGGGCGCAATCGCTACGGTGTGATCGGCCCCATCCACCCCGATCAACTTCAGCCCGCCGCGATTGCGGCCAAGATCGCGGCCAACCCCTTGGCGTCCAAAGCTTCACAGCAGCGCGCGGTCTACAGCGTGCTGACCAACTGCACCTATGACGGCATGTGTTACGACGCCAAAGGCGTCGAGGATCTGCTGAGCCAGAGCGTGGACCGCATCCATTTCGACGAAGCCTGGTTCGGCTACGCCCGCTTCAACCCCATGTATCGCGAGCGTTATGCGATGCGGGGTGCGGCCAGCAGCCATCCGGACGATGGCCCGACGGTGTATGCCACCCATTCCACCCACAAGCTGCTGGCGGCGTTGTCGCAGACCTCCTTCATCCATGTGCGTGATGGCAAGGGCGCCATCGACCATGGCCGCTTCAACGAGGCCTATGGTGCGCAGGCATCGACTTCGCCGCTGTACGCCTTGATCGCCAGCAACGAGGTAGCCGCGGCCATGATGGCCGGCCCCTCGGGCGAGGCCTTGACGCAGGACGTGATCGACGAAGCCGTGGCCTGCCGTCAGGCCGTGGCCCAGGTGGCGCGTGAACTGGCGGCCAAGGATGAATGGTTCTTCACGCCCTGGAATGCGCCCGAGGTGACGGACCCCGCCACGGGCAAGCGTTATGCCTTTGCCGACGCACCGGCCGAGCTGCTGGCGCACGAGCCCTCATGCTGGGTACTGCACCCGGGTGAACGCTGGCACGGTTTTGATGCCATTCCGGACGGTTGGTGCTTGCTCGACCCGATCAAGTTCGGCATCGTCGCCCCCGGCATGAATGAGGACGGCACGCTCGCCGAGCAGGGCATTCCGGGCGATTTGGTGACAGCCTATATGTCGCAGCATGGCATCGTGCCCTCGCGCACCACGGCGCATATGGTGCTGTTCCTGTTCTCGATGGGCGTGACCAAGGGCAAGTGGGGCACCTTGATCAACACCATGCTGGACTTCAAGCGTGACTACGACGCCAATGTGCCCTTGGCCAAGGCCTTGCCGCGCGTGCTGGCCGCAGCGCCTGAGCGTTATGCCGGCATGGGCGTGAAGGACCTGGGTGACGCCATGTGGGCCGAGATGCGCGCCAGCCGCATGGGCTATTGGGAGGCCGAGGCTTACGCACAGCTGCCGGTGCCGCACTGCACACCGCGCCTGGCCTTCCAGAAACTGATGACCGATGAGGTCGAGTTGCTGCCGCTGGATCAACTGGCCAACCGCGTCGTCACCGTGGGCGTGATTCCCTATCCACCCGGCATTCCCATCGTCATGCCGGGCGAGAACATCGGCCCGGCCGATGGTGCCTGGCTCAGCTATTTGCGCGTGCTGGCGCATTGGGCGGAGAGGTTCCCCGGCTTCGCCAAAGAGGTGGAGGGCGCCATCGAGAAGGACGGCACTTACTACGTCTATTGCCTCAAGCAGGCTTGA
- a CDS encoding amino acid ABC transporter substrate-binding protein has translation MAIYPSIHWGLLTAGLLTGLVLPMQEASAQTLERIAKSGQLTLGYIDGVAPMSSRGADGQMAGYGADLCQAVADAVKAKLPQRAVTVRYVPVASEDAVDKVANGGVDLLCTPTAETLKRREHVSYSIPVLNGGIAVLIRQDASKQLRDVVNGQAPVTGPVWRATANGGRVKHTYAVREGTLAEDWARAKSRLLGVTVSTIKVQDDAKGIALVQAKQADAYFGERVLLEQYVARNQLGKELLVAKRVLNTELLGLAMARNDDDFRLLVDRALSQLYLSKTFPAVYARYFGGWEEPTKLAFEGWVRP, from the coding sequence ATGGCAATTTACCCAAGCATTCACTGGGGTCTGCTGACGGCCGGCCTGCTGACCGGCCTGGTTCTGCCGATGCAAGAGGCATCGGCGCAAACGCTGGAGCGCATCGCCAAGAGCGGGCAGCTGACTCTGGGCTATATCGACGGCGTGGCGCCCATGTCCAGCCGTGGCGCCGATGGCCAAATGGCTGGCTACGGCGCCGATCTGTGCCAGGCGGTGGCCGATGCCGTCAAGGCCAAGCTGCCACAGCGCGCTGTGACGGTGCGTTATGTGCCTGTGGCCTCGGAAGATGCGGTCGACAAAGTGGCGAACGGCGGCGTGGACCTGCTGTGCACGCCCACGGCCGAAACCCTGAAGCGCCGCGAGCACGTGTCTTACTCCATTCCCGTGCTCAACGGCGGCATTGCAGTGCTGATTCGGCAGGACGCGAGCAAGCAGCTGCGCGATGTGGTCAATGGCCAGGCGCCGGTGACCGGGCCTGTCTGGCGCGCCACTGCCAATGGGGGCCGGGTCAAGCACACTTATGCGGTGCGTGAAGGTACTTTGGCCGAGGACTGGGCGCGCGCCAAGTCGCGCCTGCTGGGCGTGACGGTCAGCACCATCAAGGTCCAGGACGATGCCAAGGGCATTGCGCTGGTGCAGGCCAAGCAGGCCGATGCCTATTTCGGCGAGCGGGTGCTGCTGGAGCAGTATGTGGCGCGCAATCAGCTTGGCAAGGAGTTGCTGGTGGCCAAGCGGGTGCTCAATACCGAACTGCTGGGCCTGGCGATGGCACGCAATGACGACGACTTCCGCCTGCTGGTAGACCGCGCACTGAGCCAGCTCTACCTCAGCAAGACTTTCCCAGCGGTATATGCGCGCTACTTCGGCGGCTGGGAAGAGCCCACCAAGCTTGCTTTCGAAGGCTGGGTGCGTCCTTGA
- the potE gene encoding putrescine-ornithine antiporter translates to MADSSKKMSLMGLTTIVAVNMMGSGIIMLPANMAQLGAVSLLSWVITAVGSMAIAYSFAQCGLFCARSGGMSAYAEEAHGKSGFFMASFLYYLSLAIGNVAIAISAVGYITPFIPWLGTGSTPLFVGVVSLLWLTTVANFGGPKVTGKIGAITVWGVIIPVAGLSVIGWFWFKSSVFAEAWNPHGTPLSEAIASSIPLTLWAFLGMESAAANSDAVENPKRNVPLACLFGTGGAAVVYILSTTVIQGIVPNAELAQSTAPFALVYAAMFTPMVGNVILFLAVAACVGSLLGWQFTLSQVSKAAAEQRMFPAFFARITAAEAPIVGMVVACVIQTLMAVSTMSPDAAAQFGKLVNLAAVTNLVPYVTALSALMIIMHKAKVSSAVFTRNVVVLMVAMLYSFYALYASGKDAVFGGMIVMAVGFLIYGFIANRFIEVLPKAGAAKA, encoded by the coding sequence ATGGCTGATTCCAGCAAGAAAATGTCCCTGATGGGGCTGACCACCATCGTCGCGGTCAATATGATGGGCTCGGGCATCATCATGTTGCCCGCCAATATGGCCCAACTCGGCGCGGTGTCGCTGCTGTCCTGGGTCATCACCGCCGTGGGTTCGATGGCAATTGCCTACAGCTTTGCCCAATGCGGTTTGTTCTGCGCCCGCTCGGGCGGCATGTCGGCTTATGCGGAGGAAGCGCATGGCAAGTCGGGCTTCTTCATGGCCTCCTTCTTGTACTACCTGTCGCTTGCCATCGGCAATGTGGCCATTGCCATCTCGGCGGTGGGCTACATCACGCCCTTCATCCCTTGGCTGGGCACCGGCTCGACGCCGCTCTTCGTCGGCGTGGTGAGTTTGCTGTGGCTGACCACCGTGGCCAATTTTGGCGGCCCCAAGGTAACGGGCAAGATCGGCGCCATCACCGTGTGGGGTGTGATCATCCCGGTGGCCGGCCTCTCGGTGATCGGCTGGTTCTGGTTCAAATCTTCGGTCTTTGCCGAGGCCTGGAACCCGCATGGCACGCCGCTGAGCGAGGCGATTGCCTCGAGCATCCCGCTGACCTTGTGGGCCTTTCTGGGCATGGAGTCGGCCGCAGCCAACTCTGATGCGGTGGAGAACCCCAAGCGCAATGTGCCACTGGCCTGCTTGTTCGGCACCGGCGGCGCGGCGGTGGTCTACATCCTGTCGACCACGGTGATTCAGGGCATTGTTCCGAATGCTGAACTGGCTCAGTCCACCGCGCCCTTTGCCCTGGTCTATGCCGCCATGTTCACGCCCATGGTCGGCAATGTGATTCTGTTCCTGGCGGTGGCGGCCTGCGTGGGCTCGCTGCTGGGCTGGCAGTTCACGCTGAGCCAAGTCTCCAAAGCCGCGGCGGAGCAGCGCATGTTCCCCGCCTTCTTTGCCCGCATCACGGCGGCGGAAGCGCCCATCGTGGGTATGGTGGTGGCTTGCGTGATCCAGACCTTGATGGCGGTGTCCACCATGTCGCCGGATGCGGCGGCGCAGTTCGGCAAGCTGGTGAACCTGGCGGCGGTGACCAATCTGGTGCCTTACGTCACCGCTTTGTCCGCCCTGATGATCATCATGCACAAGGCCAAAGTCAGCAGCGCCGTGTTCACCCGCAATGTGGTGGTGCTGATGGTGGCCATGCTGTACAGCTTCTACGCCCTTTACGCCTCGGGCAAGGACGCCGTCTTCGGCGGCATGATCGTGATGGCTGTTGGCTTCCTGATCTACGGCTTCATCGCCAATCGCTTCATCGAAGTTCTGCCCAAGGCGGGTGCAGCGAAAGCCTGA